The Pseudodesulfovibrio sp. zrk46 genome contains a region encoding:
- a CDS encoding DUF2721 domain-containing protein — translation MQISVTTPALLFPAISLFMLAYTNRFLSLGGRVRALHDTYLTEPHDSIRQQIVNLRNRIHMIKHMQGYCILAMICCIFSMLCLFQEWQLIGQSLFGFSLLFLLISLIFSYMEIRISLHALDILLGDMEDDN, via the coding sequence ATGCAGATCTCCGTCACCACACCAGCCCTGCTTTTTCCGGCCATCTCGTTGTTCATGCTGGCGTATACCAACCGCTTCCTTTCACTGGGGGGTCGCGTTCGTGCGCTTCACGACACATACCTGACCGAACCACATGACTCCATTCGCCAACAGATTGTGAACCTGCGCAATCGCATACACATGATCAAACACATGCAGGGGTACTGCATCCTCGCTATGATCTGCTGTATCTTTTCCATGCTCTGCCTGTTTCAGGAATGGCAGCTCATAGGCCAATCCCTGTTTGGATTCAGCCTACTCTTCCTGCTCATATCCCTGATATTCTCATACATGGAAATACGCATTTCACTTCACGCGCTGGATATCCTGTTGGGAGACATGGAAGACGACAATTAA
- a CDS encoding transporter substrate-binding domain-containing protein, translating to MRALSWFFSIALLLMTSSPVFANDTLVVVTDYWPPFRIKTEEGVIGIDVDLLEEIGKRMGVHFEIRIAPWARCLLDMESGQADMMTGLARTSEREKYIDYTSIFYYQCAPAFYERKEREGRPIKHYDDLRNVSIGYTRGSAYFEPFDSDTKLDKIPATNEALLLNMLIEGRWDVIIGTDCQVDYDIKRLELHKKIIKTSYRPNKKVDLFFGMSKKSRFKYRMKEIETVIQDMLDDGTIKRIAHKYTGHD from the coding sequence ATGAGAGCGCTTTCCTGGTTTTTCTCCATCGCACTATTGTTGATGACGTCCTCACCTGTCTTCGCCAACGACACGCTGGTTGTGGTTACCGACTACTGGCCCCCGTTTCGTATCAAGACTGAGGAAGGTGTCATCGGCATCGACGTCGACCTCTTGGAAGAGATCGGTAAGCGCATGGGTGTACATTTTGAAATTCGGATCGCACCATGGGCCAGGTGCCTGCTGGATATGGAGAGTGGGCAGGCTGACATGATGACCGGTTTGGCAAGGACATCTGAACGCGAAAAGTACATCGATTATACCTCTATTTTCTACTACCAATGTGCACCTGCATTCTACGAACGAAAAGAACGCGAGGGGCGGCCCATCAAGCATTACGATGACCTGCGAAACGTATCCATCGGCTACACACGGGGGTCCGCTTACTTCGAGCCTTTCGATTCAGACACCAAGCTGGACAAGATTCCAGCCACCAATGAAGCCCTGCTGCTCAACATGCTGATCGAGGGAAGATGGGATGTGATCATCGGGACTGATTGTCAGGTAGACTATGATATAAAGCGACTCGAACTGCATAAGAAAATCATCAAGACATCCTACAGACCCAACAAGAAGGTCGACCTTTTCTTCGGCATGTCCAAGAAATCAAGGTTCAAGTACAGGATGAAGGAAATCGAGACGGTCATACAAGACATGCTGGACGATGGGACTATCAAACGCATCGCCCACAAGTACACAGGGCATGATTGA
- a CDS encoding HD-GYP domain-containing protein codes for MVNKSMPEFRVSVDQLRPGVFIRLKRTSWFDHPFLFNHFKIKDEEQIALLKKLGVTEVSCIPEKSDVLPLRPTETKAKQATPEKALSQDVIDHLWEIKKERTRRLREKKQRIAECEERFTTCIRTFDNILKGVLGGNLHSLEDAIAFVKRLSKYFLEDRESTLHLMNVVDQAESAYSHPMNVAVLAMMVGKEAGYDEEQMTALGLGALFHDIGKSRIPKKLLKKRGALTKPEQEIIEQHSEFGAALLSEIDLFPKGVARIVAHHHERMDGSGYPQGLCSGDIDAMARIVAIADAYDNHTNAADADESLTPYLALSFMFGQQKALFDVEVLALFIRCLGVYPPGTVVELSNGAVGMVMSVNPRNQLNPSVVLYDEEVPKKEALIVDLADESDLRVEKSIRLAHLPQEVLDYLSPRTKITYYVDQN; via the coding sequence ATGGTCAACAAAAGCATGCCGGAATTTCGCGTGTCGGTGGATCAACTCCGTCCAGGAGTATTCATCCGACTGAAACGAACCAGTTGGTTCGATCACCCTTTTCTGTTCAATCATTTCAAGATCAAGGATGAGGAACAGATCGCCCTGCTTAAGAAGCTAGGCGTCACTGAAGTCTCCTGCATCCCAGAAAAAAGTGATGTTCTGCCCCTGCGCCCTACCGAGACCAAAGCCAAACAGGCAACACCGGAAAAAGCGCTCTCACAGGATGTTATTGACCACCTTTGGGAAATTAAGAAGGAACGCACCCGGCGTTTGCGTGAAAAGAAGCAGCGCATTGCAGAATGTGAAGAGCGGTTTACCACCTGTATCCGTACCTTCGACAACATTCTCAAGGGCGTACTCGGCGGCAATCTCCATTCGCTGGAAGACGCCATCGCCTTCGTGAAGCGGCTGTCCAAGTATTTCCTTGAGGACAGAGAATCCACACTGCACCTGATGAACGTGGTGGATCAGGCCGAATCTGCATACTCCCACCCCATGAACGTGGCGGTTCTCGCCATGATGGTGGGCAAGGAAGCGGGGTATGATGAAGAGCAGATGACAGCTCTTGGTTTAGGCGCCCTCTTTCACGACATAGGCAAGTCCCGCATCCCCAAGAAGCTGCTCAAGAAGCGCGGAGCTTTGACAAAGCCGGAACAGGAAATCATCGAACAACATTCTGAATTCGGTGCCGCCCTGTTGTCTGAAATCGACCTCTTCCCCAAGGGAGTGGCTCGCATTGTGGCCCACCACCATGAGCGCATGGATGGTTCAGGCTATCCGCAAGGACTTTGCAGCGGGGACATCGACGCCATGGCTCGTATCGTGGCCATCGCAGATGCCTATGACAACCACACCAACGCCGCAGATGCGGACGAGTCCCTGACTCCGTATCTGGCCCTTTCCTTCATGTTCGGTCAGCAGAAGGCTCTCTTCGATGTGGAAGTACTGGCCCTGTTCATTCGCTGCCTCGGTGTCTATCCGCCCGGCACCGTGGTCGAGCTCTCCAACGGCGCCGTGGGTATGGTCATGTCCGTAAATCCGCGGAACCAGCTCAATCCGAGCGTGGTGCTGTACGACGAAGAAGTGCCCAAGAAGGAAGCTCTGATCGTGGACCTCGCCGATGAATCCGACCTGCGCGTGGAAAAGTCCATCCGACTCGCCCACCTTCCGCAAGAGGTACTGGATTACCTGTCGCCACGAACCAAGATCACCTACTACGTGGACCAGAACTAA